One region of Chryseobacterium sp. C-71 genomic DNA includes:
- a CDS encoding TatD family hydrolase: MDFFDFHHHKKNINYGIYNLDIEKTPPDFYYSAGIHPQDIQPENIENQLNWLKSIITENCFAIGECGLDGLVSVDIKIQEEIFFKQIQLANELKKPLIIHCVRKFYEVISFRKKSEQPMIIHGFNKKQPVADDLLKNNFYLSFGKAVLYHLSLQDTLKTVPLDKLFLETDNDDFDIKELYQKVSEIKKISLEQLQQQIVENLDTIKNG, from the coding sequence ATGGATTTTTTTGATTTTCATCATCACAAGAAAAATATTAATTACGGAATTTACAATCTAGACATTGAAAAAACTCCACCGGATTTTTATTATTCTGCAGGAATTCATCCGCAAGACATTCAACCTGAAAATATTGAAAATCAATTGAATTGGTTAAAATCTATCATTACAGAAAATTGTTTTGCAATCGGCGAGTGTGGTTTGGACGGATTAGTTTCCGTGGACATAAAAATTCAGGAGGAGATTTTTTTTAAACAGATTCAGTTGGCCAATGAGTTGAAAAAACCTCTGATTATTCATTGTGTACGGAAGTTTTACGAAGTTATTTCGTTCAGAAAAAAATCTGAACAGCCGATGATTATTCATGGTTTTAATAAAAAACAACCTGTTGCAGATGATCTTCTGAAGAATAATTTTTATCTGAGTTTTGGGAAAGCTGTTTTGTATCATCTATCTTTGCAGGATACTTTGAAAACTGTTCCTTTAGACAAGCTCTTTTTAGAAACTGATAATGACGATTTTGACATTAAAGAATTATATCAGAAAGTCTCAGAAATAAAGAAAATCTCTTTAGAACAACTTCAACAACAGATTGTAGAAAATTTAGATACGATAAAAAATGGATAA
- the rnpA gene encoding ribonuclease P protein component, which translates to MQNFKYSKAEKLKKKDEITLLFEKGKWKNSGNLRIIILKNHPDLVTDNVKLGVSVSKRYFKKAVHRNRIKRLLRECYRLNKDLFKEYFGEKTTAMLFWVSPEMPEKFQEVEAQFIKLCQSQKKA; encoded by the coding sequence ATGCAGAACTTTAAATATTCGAAAGCGGAAAAACTCAAAAAAAAGGATGAAATTACTTTGCTTTTCGAAAAAGGCAAATGGAAAAACAGTGGAAATCTGAGAATTATTATTCTGAAAAATCATCCAGATCTGGTGACAGATAACGTAAAATTGGGAGTTTCTGTTTCTAAGAGATATTTTAAAAAAGCTGTTCACAGAAACCGTATCAAAAGACTTTTGAGAGAATGCTATCGTCTGAATAAAGATTTGTTTAAAGAATATTTTGGCGAAAAAACTACGGCGATGCTTTTTTGGGTTTCTCCTGAAATGCCTGAGAAATTTCAGGAGGTTGAAGCGCAGTTTATCAAATTGTGTCAGTCGCAGAAGAAAGCTTAA
- the coaBC gene encoding bifunctional phosphopantothenoylcysteine decarboxylase/phosphopantothenate--cysteine ligase CoaBC: MNISGKKILIAVSGGIAAYKIHFLIRDFVKKGAEVQIIMSPDAEHFVTKLSLSTLSKNPVYTDFYGDNGTWNSHVELALWVDVIIMAPCTANTLAKMVHGICDNLMIATYMSAKCPVFIAPAMDLDMYQHPSTRQNLKLAEDYGHIVIPAESGELASGLIGQGRMAEPQTISKAVEDFFNLNEKKSLQGKTVLITAGPTYEAIDPVRFIGNHSSGKMGFSIAEEAAKRGAKVILISGPSSLNSKHENIQLHRVTSGKQMLDKVFEFYDGIDIGIASAAVADYAPKDVASEKIKKNEDTFTIELVKNPDILKTMGEKKSHQFLVGFALETQNEEENAKGKLAKKNLDMIVLNSLRDEGAGFKNDTNKIKIFTKTEKIEFDLKSKENVAKDILDTIEAQILK, from the coding sequence ATGAATATTTCCGGGAAAAAGATTCTCATTGCCGTTTCTGGTGGAATTGCTGCCTACAAAATTCATTTTCTTATCAGAGATTTTGTGAAAAAAGGAGCAGAAGTTCAAATCATAATGTCTCCTGATGCAGAGCATTTTGTAACGAAGCTGAGCCTTTCTACTTTATCTAAAAATCCTGTTTATACAGATTTTTACGGCGACAATGGAACGTGGAATAGTCATGTAGAGCTAGCACTTTGGGTAGACGTAATTATCATGGCTCCTTGCACGGCAAATACTTTAGCCAAAATGGTTCATGGGATTTGTGATAACTTAATGATTGCAACGTATATGTCTGCAAAATGTCCTGTCTTTATTGCTCCTGCGATGGATTTGGATATGTACCAACATCCTTCAACCAGACAAAATTTAAAACTCGCTGAAGATTATGGTCATATTGTAATTCCTGCTGAAAGTGGAGAACTAGCAAGCGGATTAATCGGGCAGGGAAGAATGGCAGAACCGCAAACCATTTCAAAGGCGGTAGAAGATTTTTTTAATTTAAATGAAAAGAAATCATTGCAGGGCAAAACGGTTTTAATTACGGCGGGACCAACTTACGAAGCAATCGATCCTGTAAGATTCATAGGAAATCATTCTTCAGGAAAAATGGGTTTTTCAATTGCTGAAGAAGCTGCAAAACGCGGTGCAAAAGTAATATTGATTTCCGGACCGAGTTCTCTCAATTCAAAACATGAAAATATTCAGCTTCACAGAGTGACTTCTGGAAAACAGATGCTCGACAAGGTATTTGAATTTTATGATGGAATTGATATTGGAATTGCCAGCGCTGCCGTTGCCGATTACGCTCCAAAGGATGTTGCTTCAGAAAAAATTAAAAAAAATGAAGATACTTTCACAATTGAACTTGTGAAAAATCCTGACATTCTGAAAACAATGGGCGAGAAAAAGTCTCATCAGTTTTTAGTAGGATTTGCCCTTGAAACTCAGAACGAAGAAGAAAATGCAAAAGGAAAATTGGCGAAGAAAAATCTGGATATGATCGTTCTTAATTCGCTTCGTGATGAAGGTGCAGGCTTTAAAAATGACACTAACAAAATAAAGATATTCACCAAAACAGAGAAAATAGAATTTGATCTCAAATCAAAAGAAAATGTAGCAAAAGACATTCTTGATACCATTGAAGCTCAGATTCTAAAATAA
- a CDS encoding ThiF family adenylyltransferase codes for MDKFWLERTELLIKEEGINILNNATVLVVGLGGVGSFAAEFLARAGIGKMTIVDGDTVDITNINRQLPALHSTVGKHKVEVVAERLMDINPKLELTKINEFLNPERMAEVLDGGKFDYILDCIDSITPKVSLIIAAKRRKIKIVSSMGAGGKSDPSKVLVRDIHKTAECHLAKQVRKRLKKEKIDKGIRCVFSSEIQDEDSLKMTDGSNYKRSFYGTISFIPAIFGLYAAAEVINNLVKKADAEL; via the coding sequence ATGGATAAGTTTTGGCTGGAAAGAACAGAGCTTCTGATCAAAGAAGAAGGCATTAATATTTTAAATAATGCGACTGTTCTCGTAGTAGGTTTAGGTGGCGTAGGATCTTTCGCTGCCGAGTTTCTGGCAAGAGCCGGAATCGGAAAAATGACCATCGTTGACGGCGACACCGTAGATATTACCAATATTAACCGACAACTTCCTGCACTTCATTCAACCGTAGGAAAACATAAAGTAGAAGTCGTTGCAGAAAGATTGATGGACATTAATCCGAAACTTGAATTGACGAAGATCAACGAGTTTCTGAATCCGGAAAGGATGGCTGAAGTTTTAGATGGAGGAAAATTTGATTATATTTTAGACTGTATCGACAGCATCACTCCAAAAGTAAGCTTAATCATTGCTGCCAAGCGAAGAAAAATCAAAATCGTAAGCTCAATGGGAGCCGGCGGGAAATCTGATCCTTCGAAAGTATTGGTGAGAGACATTCACAAAACTGCAGAATGCCATCTTGCTAAACAGGTAAGAAAAAGACTGAAAAAAGAAAAGATAGACAAAGGTATCCGATGTGTTTTTTCAAGCGAAATTCAAGATGAAGACAGCTTGAAAATGACCGACGGAAGCAATTATAAAAGATCTTTCTATGGAACCATCAGTTTTATTCCTGCAATCTTCGGATTGTATGCGGCTGCGGAAGTCATCAATAATTTAGTGAAAAAGGCTGATGCAGAACTTTAA
- a CDS encoding DUF4126 domain-containing protein, which yields MLDQVHYLPYVLSAFIGIGLAAASGFRVFLPMFAVSLASYFHWIPMSESFEWLSSLPALITTGIAMITEILAYYIPFVDHLLDTISIPMATVAGSILFASQFTELGTFPQWALALIAGGGTAATISTGFAGIRAASTATTGGLGNSVVGTTETAGAGIMAILAMAAPFIAAIFAVITLILVIFFGRKAWRKLKSKKDLSSTNV from the coding sequence ATGTTAGATCAAGTTCACTATTTACCTTATGTCCTGAGTGCCTTTATTGGTATCGGATTGGCGGCAGCTTCAGGTTTCAGAGTGTTTTTACCAATGTTTGCGGTAAGTTTAGCTTCCTATTTCCATTGGATTCCTATGAGTGAAAGTTTTGAATGGCTTTCGAGCCTGCCCGCTTTAATCACCACCGGAATTGCAATGATTACTGAGATTTTAGCATACTACATTCCTTTTGTAGATCATTTACTTGACACGATTTCGATACCGATGGCAACAGTTGCGGGTTCCATATTATTTGCAAGCCAGTTTACCGAGCTGGGGACGTTTCCGCAGTGGGCTTTGGCGTTGATTGCTGGTGGCGGAACAGCTGCAACAATAAGTACTGGTTTTGCAGGAATTCGGGCTGCATCTACCGCAACAACAGGCGGACTTGGAAACTCGGTCGTTGGAACTACGGAAACAGCCGGAGCAGGAATTATGGCGATTTTAGCAATGGCAGCACCTTTTATAGCTGCAATTTTCGCTGTCATTACTTTGATTCTCGTTATATTTTTTGGGCGAAAAGCCTGGCGAAAATTGAAGAGTAAGAAAGATTTAAGTTCAACAAACGTATAA
- a CDS encoding outer membrane protein assembly factor BamD, whose product MKKYILGVFAIAVISACTSQQDKAMKSADKTFILKAANENFAKKKWKNALALYDRLPNLVAGTDDAPNVVFNSAYANYYDKNYKLAGHQFKNFAVSFPQDNRKEEASYMSALCYYNGSMDYNLDQTSTELAINELQDFLTNYPNSERSKNINTLIDELSYKLEFKAYENAKQYFKMADYKSTTAAFENVLEDFPSTKLRPKIYDYMMKSRYFLAMGSTYDLKDERIESALAFTKQVEKELPDTEYSKTAIDFRQKLEKEKKDFVVVKKLNDERIAVFTAKQKKIADKLAQDTKTEQQIKDQVSNEKKAMQIQRDSAALQTPPPAATFRIQR is encoded by the coding sequence ATGAAGAAATATATTTTAGGTGTTTTTGCCATAGCTGTCATTTCGGCGTGCACAAGTCAGCAAGATAAAGCGATGAAAAGTGCGGATAAAACTTTTATCCTAAAAGCTGCTAATGAAAATTTCGCTAAAAAGAAGTGGAAAAATGCTTTAGCACTTTACGACAGACTTCCTAATCTTGTTGCAGGTACAGATGATGCTCCGAATGTGGTTTTCAATTCTGCGTATGCAAATTATTACGATAAAAACTACAAATTGGCAGGTCACCAGTTTAAAAACTTTGCAGTAAGTTTCCCTCAGGATAACAGAAAAGAAGAAGCATCTTATATGTCTGCTTTATGTTACTATAACGGGTCTATGGATTATAACTTAGATCAGACAAGTACAGAATTGGCAATCAATGAGCTTCAGGATTTCCTGACCAATTATCCAAACTCAGAAAGATCAAAAAACATCAATACTTTAATTGATGAGCTATCTTACAAATTAGAGTTTAAAGCCTATGAAAATGCTAAGCAGTATTTTAAAATGGCAGATTACAAATCTACAACAGCCGCTTTTGAAAATGTTTTAGAAGATTTTCCAAGTACAAAACTTCGCCCGAAAATTTATGATTATATGATGAAATCTCGTTATTTCTTAGCGATGGGATCAACTTATGATTTGAAAGATGAGCGTATAGAAAGTGCTTTGGCATTCACAAAACAAGTAGAAAAAGAGCTTCCGGATACAGAATATTCTAAAACGGCAATAGATTTTAGACAAAAACTGGAAAAAGAGAAAAAAGACTTTGTGGTTGTAAAGAAACTGAATGACGAGAGAATTGCAGTATTCACAGCAAAGCAAAAAAAGATAGCTGATAAATTGGCTCAGGACACAAAAACTGAACAACAAATCAAGGATCAGGTATCCAATGAGAAAAAAGCAATGCAGATTCAGAGAGACAGCGCAGCGTTACAAACACCTCCGCCGGCAGCTACTTTCAGAATCCAAAGATAA
- a CDS encoding TetR/AcrR family transcriptional regulator codes for MGKKFTDKQIHILNIAEELIARKGYEGTSVRDISSKAKINVAMISYYFGSKEKMMSYLYQYRVLKTRENFSEFADTIKDGKPEMQMKEMIKYIVAQLFKYNYFHGFVTQELRHTENLKDELLDFYQLFVKKLDDVIKKGVTSGVFTFTPKPEDILTTIIGSTLFVIRNKNFYELYVPHKDDETYTKEAEKKVRMNLLMNVFAVLGYAAD; via the coding sequence ATGGGAAAAAAATTCACAGACAAGCAAATTCATATTTTAAATATTGCTGAAGAGTTGATTGCGAGAAAAGGCTACGAAGGAACTTCGGTAAGAGATATTTCTTCCAAAGCCAAAATCAATGTAGCAATGATTTCATATTATTTTGGTTCAAAAGAAAAGATGATGTCTTATCTTTATCAATACCGTGTTTTGAAAACGCGAGAAAATTTTTCTGAATTTGCCGACACCATCAAAGACGGAAAACCGGAAATGCAGATGAAAGAAATGATTAAATATATTGTTGCTCAGCTTTTTAAATACAATTATTTCCACGGTTTTGTGACTCAGGAATTGCGTCATACTGAAAACCTGAAAGACGAACTTCTCGATTTTTATCAGTTATTTGTCAAAAAATTGGATGATGTTATCAAAAAAGGCGTGACTTCAGGAGTTTTTACTTTTACTCCAAAACCTGAAGATATCTTGACGACTATTATTGGGTCTACCCTGTTTGTGATTCGAAATAAAAACTTCTACGAACTCTATGTTCCTCATAAAGATGATGAAACCTACACCAAAGAAGCCGAAAAAAAGGTAAGGATGAATCTTTTGATGAATGTTTTTGCAGTTTTGGGATACGCAGCTGACTAA
- a CDS encoding DNA-directed RNA polymerase subunit omega, whose amino-acid sequence MSVKDTKAEVNTITYDKDKIEEKVGSIYEAIVIMGKRAEQINAEIRTELHNKLDEFAVHNSTLEEVFENREQIEISKHYEKLPKPTSIAIQEWLDGEVYFRKTEERN is encoded by the coding sequence ATGAGCGTAAAAGATACAAAAGCAGAAGTAAATACTATTACTTACGATAAAGATAAGATTGAAGAAAAGGTAGGTTCAATCTATGAAGCTATTGTTATCATGGGGAAGAGAGCTGAGCAGATCAATGCAGAAATCCGTACTGAATTACACAATAAATTAGACGAGTTTGCGGTTCACAATTCTACATTGGAAGAAGTTTTCGAAAACAGAGAGCAGATTGAGATCTCTAAACATTACGAGAAACTTCCAAAACCAACTTCTATCGCTATCCAGGAATGGCTAGACGGTGAAGTGTACTTTAGAAAGACTGAAGAGAGAAACTAA